A genomic stretch from Chitinophagaceae bacterium includes:
- the ilvD gene encoding dihydroxy-acid dehydratase, producing the protein MSELNKYSKILTQDETQPAAQAMLYGIGLTDEDLKKAQVGIASMGYDGNTCNMHLNDLAKVVKEGVWANDLVGLIFNTIGISDGISNGTDGMRYSLVSRDLIADSIESVCGGFYYDGLIALPGCDKNMPGAIMAMGRLNRPSIMVYGGTIAPGHHKGEELNIISAFEALGKKLSGTITPEDFKEVVKHSCPGAGACGGMYTANTMAAAIEALGMSLPYSSSNPAISDDKQTECLDAGKAIKLLLEKDIKPRDIMTKKAFENAIVTVMIFGGSTNAVLHLIAMAKSVDVDLTQDDFQCISDKTPVLADFKPSGKYLMQELHAHGGVPAVMKYLLDKGLLHGDCLTVTGKTVAENLKDTEPINFDTQKIIYPLETPLKATGHLQILYGNLAEKGSVAKISGKEGERFEGPARVFDGEKHLVEGIANGRVKKGDVVVIRYEGPKGAPGMPEMLKPTSAITGAGLGKDVALITDGRFSGGSHGFVVGHITPEAFEGGLIALVQDDDIIELDATSNKINLKVADEVIAERRKKWKQPALKATKGVLFKYARVVKDASEGCVTDEA; encoded by the coding sequence ATGAGCGAATTAAACAAATACTCGAAGATTTTAACGCAGGATGAAACACAACCGGCTGCACAGGCCATGTTGTACGGCATTGGATTAACAGACGAAGATTTAAAAAAAGCACAGGTTGGTATTGCAAGCATGGGTTACGATGGTAACACCTGCAATATGCACTTGAATGATCTTGCTAAAGTGGTGAAAGAAGGAGTGTGGGCAAATGATTTAGTGGGATTGATTTTTAATACGATTGGTATCAGCGATGGTATCAGCAATGGTACGGACGGTATGCGTTATTCGCTGGTGAGCCGTGATTTAATTGCAGACAGTATTGAAAGTGTTTGTGGTGGATTTTATTATGATGGATTAATTGCATTGCCGGGCTGTGATAAAAATATGCCGGGCGCTATTATGGCGATGGGTCGTTTAAACCGTCCTTCTATTATGGTGTATGGCGGAACCATTGCTCCTGGTCATCATAAAGGAGAAGAACTGAATATTATTTCTGCTTTTGAGGCATTGGGAAAAAAATTATCCGGCACCATCACTCCTGAAGATTTTAAAGAAGTAGTGAAACACAGTTGCCCCGGCGCTGGTGCATGCGGAGGAATGTATACTGCTAATACAATGGCTGCTGCAATTGAAGCATTGGGAATGAGTTTACCTTATTCTTCTTCTAACCCAGCCATCAGCGATGATAAACAAACAGAATGCCTCGATGCAGGTAAAGCAATAAAGTTATTGCTTGAAAAAGATATTAAGCCGAGAGACATCATGACAAAAAAAGCATTTGAAAATGCAATTGTTACTGTGATGATATTTGGCGGAAGCACGAATGCTGTATTGCATTTAATTGCAATGGCTAAAAGCGTTGATGTTGATCTTACTCAGGATGATTTTCAATGCATCAGTGATAAAACACCTGTACTGGCTGATTTTAAACCGAGTGGAAAATATTTAATGCAGGAGTTACATGCACATGGCGGAGTACCTGCCGTAATGAAATATTTACTGGATAAAGGGTTGCTGCATGGCGATTGTTTAACAGTAACAGGAAAAACAGTGGCAGAAAATTTAAAAGATACTGAACCCATAAACTTCGACACACAAAAAATAATTTATCCGTTAGAAACGCCATTGAAAGCAACGGGTCATTTACAGATTCTATATGGCAACCTGGCTGAAAAAGGAAGCGTTGCAAAAATCAGTGGAAAGGAAGGCGAACGTTTCGAAGGTCCGGCAAGAGTATTTGATGGAGAAAAACATTTGGTGGAAGGTATTGCAAATGGTAGAGTGAAAAAAGGAGATGTGGTGGTCATAAGATATGAAGGTCCGAAAGGTGCACCTGGCATGCCTGAAATGCTGAAACCAACTTCGGCTATAACAGGAGCAGGTTTAGGTAAAGATGTGGCATTGATTACTGATGGGAGATTCAGCGGTGGCTCACATGGTTTTGTCGTCGGTCACATCACTCCGGAAGCATTTGAAGGAGGTTTGATTGCACTGGTACAGGATGATGACATTATTGAACTGGATGCAACTTCCAATAAAATAAACCTCAAAGTTGCTGATGAAGTGATTGCCGAAAGAAGAAAGAAATGGAAACAACCAGCTCTGAAAGCAACAAAAGGTGTACTCTTTAAATATGCACGGGTTGTAAAAGATGCAAGTGAAGGTTGTGTAACAGACGAAGCTTAA
- the ilvE gene encoding branched-chain-amino-acid transaminase: MASYYNNETVLYLNGEFVKASEAKMDFYSQSLHYGYSVFEGIRSYKTVNGETKIFKEVEHYVRLKNSADALNLPYHWTTEELIDATYEVLKRNDLQDAYIRPVVYAPANMSFAKNEQSFIVIEVWPMQPFLGDRLLRIMTSSFERPNPKGFKIHAKAAGHYVNSLLASHEAKANGFDEALLTDMNGNVAEGPGANLFYEKDGKLFTPALGNILPGITRATVFEICAELNIETEEKFFTVEELKQADAAFYCGTAAEVIGFESLDDVKFPKPWNETVSKKIQEAYACKVIEKEYIKVPELI; encoded by the coding sequence ATGGCATCATATTATAATAACGAAACGGTTTTGTATCTGAACGGAGAGTTTGTAAAAGCTTCCGAAGCAAAGATGGATTTCTACAGCCAGAGCTTACACTATGGTTACAGCGTGTTTGAGGGAATCCGTTCGTATAAAACAGTGAATGGCGAAACAAAGATTTTTAAAGAAGTGGAACATTATGTGCGTTTGAAAAATTCTGCTGATGCTTTAAATCTGCCTTATCACTGGACAACAGAGGAATTGATTGATGCCACTTATGAAGTGCTGAAAAGAAATGATCTGCAGGATGCATATATCCGTCCGGTTGTTTATGCTCCGGCAAATATGAGCTTTGCAAAAAATGAGCAGTCATTCATTGTTATAGAAGTTTGGCCAATGCAGCCATTTCTGGGCGACAGGTTATTGCGTATCATGACGAGTTCATTTGAACGTCCCAATCCAAAAGGGTTTAAGATTCATGCAAAAGCAGCCGGTCATTATGTAAACTCTTTACTGGCAAGTCATGAAGCAAAAGCAAATGGATTTGATGAAGCATTGCTTACAGATATGAATGGAAATGTAGCAGAAGGACCGGGTGCAAACCTGTTTTATGAAAAAGATGGCAAACTGTTTACTCCCGCATTAGGAAATATTTTACCCGGTATCACAAGAGCAACTGTTTTTGAAATCTGTGCCGAATTGAATATTGAAACCGAAGAAAAGTTTTTTACTGTTGAAGAGTTGAAACAGGCGGATGCTGCATTTTATTGTGGCACCGCTGCTGAAGTAATTGGGTTTGAAAGCCTCGATGATGTGAAATTTCCAAAACCCTGGAATGAAACAGTGAGTAAGAAAATTCAGGAAGCATATGCATGTAAAGTAATTGAAAAGGAATATATAAAAGTACCGGAATTGATATGA